The following proteins are encoded in a genomic region of Ostrea edulis chromosome 7, xbOstEdul1.1, whole genome shotgun sequence:
- the LOC130047687 gene encoding E3 ubiquitin-protein ligase TRIM71-like: protein MHPRRSAQEVLLCDLCETVPLQSHCELCNINLCVNCAVKHLSDSSKRHKVVPFLHRKSTNYHKCPDHADKHCEIYCEKCGVPVCSTCALFGKHKGHDVSDILEKFSAKTESLQKDLEELETRIYPRYKEMASNVETEKAELETKYGRLTTDADEQGEILHREITAIVNRQKSAIAEMKTKHLDALNKNTEEITQKMAELKQIMSDLKSILKLNDVSLTSTYKSRNSQFRTLPPKVRVTLPSLSPQKINKDQLNEMFGSLSPLSINTEHGDTMKSAEAVSSPPVKPLLDEPRVTATIDTGYNRLYSVSCLSEDQVWTYGNNETMKLLNPQSKLLTSIQTKSGNAPEDIAVTRDGDLVYTDISNNTVNLIKNKQIQTVITLQGWRPLTVCCTAGNDLLVTMISDDRKPSKVVRYSGSTEKQSIQFDDQGRPLYSSGPYSDNKYLSENKNLDICVADWLASAVVVVNQSGKLRFRYTGHPSNTEQSFKPAGITTDSQSHILTADYNNHRIHILDQDGQFLRYIHCDLDRPLDLCVDIRDNLFVAEWLTAKVKKIQYL, encoded by the coding sequence ATgcatccccggcgcagtgctcaggaagtcctactgtgtgacctctgtgaaactgtccccctacagagtcactgtgaactttgtaatataaatctctgtgtTAACTGTGCAGTAAAGCATCTCTCAGACTCGTCTAAAAGACACAAAGTCGTGCCGTTTTTACACAGAAAGTCTACTAACTACCACAAATGTCCAGACCACGCCGATAAACACTGTGAAATTTACTGTGAAAAATGTGGCgttcctgtctgttctacctgcgcCTTATTTGGAAAACACAAAGGTCACGATGTGtcagatattctggaaaaattcagcgctaaaacagaaagtttacaaaaagatctAGAAGAACTCGAGACAAGAATTTACCCGCGATATAAAGAAATGGCGTCTAATGTCGAAACCGAGAAAGCCGAGTTAGAAACGAAATACGGGAGACTGACGACAGATGCCGATGAACAAGGAGAAATCTTACACCGAGAaatcaccgccattgtcaaccgacAGAAATCCGCCATTGCggagatgaaaactaaacatctggacgcgctaaataaaaatacagaagaaatcacacagaaaatggcggaactcaaacagatcatgtccgacttgaaatcaatcctaaaatTAAATGACGTttccttaacctctacttacaaatctaggaattcccaatttagaacattaccgcctaaagtccgagtCACATTACCGAGTTTGtctcctcagaaaataaacaaagatcagctcaatgaaatgtttggttctctgtcgccattatctattaacacagaacatggcgacacaatgaagtcagcagaagctgtatcgtctcctccagtcaaaccactgcttgatgagccgcgcgtcaccgccaccatagacactgggtataacagactatacagtgttagctgtctgagtgaagatcaagtctggacataCGGGAATAACGAAaccatgaagctgctcaacccccagagtaaactactgacatcaatacaaaccaagtcagggaacgCACCAgaggacatagcagtgacacgggacggagatcttgtttatactgacatTAGTAATAACACCGTgaacttaattaagaataaacagatacagaccgtgatcacactacaggggtggagacctctcactgtctgctgtaccgcgggtaacgatctcctggttaccatgatcagtgatgatagaaaaccatccaaagtcgtgcgttactccggctccacagagaaacaaagcattcagtttgatgatcagggtcgtcctctctactcaTCTGGTCCTTATAGTGACAAtaaatacctcagtgagaacaagaacctggatatctgtgtggctgactggttagctagtgcagtagtggtggtcaatcagtcaggaaaactccgatttagatacactggtcatccctctaataccgagCAATCATTTAAACCAgccggcatcactacagacagccagagtcacatcctgacagcagactataacaatcaccgtatccacatcctagatcaggacggacagttcctccgttacattcactgtgatttagaCCGTCCATTAgatttatgtgtggacatcagagacaacctctttgtggctgagtggctcactgctaaagtgaagaaaatccaatatctataa